CGATGCCGAAGGTGGTCTCGAAACGCGAGCAATCGAGCACCGACCAGGCGGGCCGGCGCGCCGGCGTGGGGTACTGGGCGGTCGTGATCGACGACACCTTTGGCCGCGTGGACAGCAGCCCCTTGGCCTCGGCCTGGCGGAAGATCTCGACCGCGAAATCGAACCAGCTGCACGGCGACCGGCCGCTATAGTGGTACAGCCCCCAGGCAAGGCTCCCCCGCTCGGCGTATCGCCGCGCCAACTGCAACAGCACATCGGCGATGCTGCCGGCTTGCGTAGGGCAGCCAAACTGATCGCCCACCACCGATAGCGAGTGGCGCTGACGTCCCAGGCGCAACATCGTCTTGACGAAATTATGGCCGTGCGCGCCGTAGACCCAACTCGTACGCAGAATCAGGTGCTGATCCAGCGCCGCCTGAATGGCCCCCTCGCCCGCCAGCTTGCTGGCGCCGTATACCCCTGTTGGGGCCACCTCGTCGCTTTCGCGATAGGGTGTGCGGGCTTCGCCGGAAAATACGTAGTCGGTCGAAATATGCAGCAACGGGATTGCCGCTTGCCGGGCCGCCTCTGCCAGCCGAGCGGCACCGTCCCGGTTGACCGCATAGGCCTGCTCGCGGTGCGTCTCGGCGTTATCGACATGCGTATAGGCGGCCGCGTTGATGATCATCCCCGGCTCCAGCTGTTCAATCAGCCGGTTGATCTGCGCACCATCGGTGATATCCAGATTTTCCCGCGTCATGCCAAGCGCTTCGAGACCATAGGCACCTGCACGGTCTACTAATTCGTGGCCGACCTGACCACTGGCTCCGCATACAAGGATTCGCATCTGTTTATCGCCTCAGTCAAAGCTCACCGTTCAGAGTGAGCTGGTGTTGCAGAACGGATTCGAGACAAGGTGCACGCCAAACTACCGAGATAGCGCAGTCGCGCCTATTTGAGGCCAGCATAAACGCATTTTGTTCCGCCAAGGTGACGCACTCAGCGTCTGCAATCCACACCTTCGCGCGCTCGAAACGATACCTCGCCCCAGACAGCCGCCGCCGCGTTGCAAAACGCGCAATCGTAGCACGGGTGAAACTCGACGCTCGCGGCGCGGACCAAATGGGACAGGGGCGCGGCTGGCCAGCGGTTGAGACCAGGCCTCGTTCCCTATTTCCACCTGCACGAGGAGCATCGTCATGCCCAGAGGTGAAAAATCCAAGTACACGGAGAAACAGCAACGCAAGGCAGAACATATCGAAGAGAGCTACGAGGAGCGTGGCGTCTCGGAAAAGGAGGCCGAGGCGCGGGCCTGGGCGACCGTGAACAAGCAGTCCGGCGGTGGCGAACGCAAGGGAGGCTCGGGACGGAAGAAAAGCGAAACAGCCAAACGCGCCGACCGCAAGGATTCAGCAGACCGCGCGGCCAAGGCGCGCTCCGGCAAGTCACCCAACAAGGGATCGGCCCGCAAGGACCGCTCCGGTAGCACGTCCCTGACCGACATGACACGTGACGAGCTGATGCAAAAAGCCCGTGAGCGCGATGTGCACGGTCGCTCCAAGATGCGTAAGGACGAGCTGATCAAAGCCCTCAGCTGAAGGAGTACCGGATATGCAGGAACCCGATCCGCGTGATGACGGGACACCGAGCCCCATCCCCGAACCCGAGCGCAAGGAACCCGGCGAACCGCTGCCAATCGAAGAGCCCGGCGAACCGGATCGGCCCGGTAAAGACGGGCAAGGCTAAAACTTTCCACCGCCTCGCCTATCACAGCTTAAGGCCCAGCGAGACACCGCCAGGTGCAATGGCCGACTTGGCTGACTGAGGCGTATCGCCAATCAACGAACCCAGGAGACCGTGATGAGCTACGTACAACTGAGCGACAAACAGACCCTGCGTGATCGCGCCCGCCAGCACGTGGAGAACGGCGCCGTGACCGAGAGCTATTCGGCGGACCGCGATACCGTGATCAACCTGCTCAACGAGGCATTGGCGACCGAACTGGTTTGCTATCTGCGCTACAAGCGGCACTACTACATGGCCACCGGCCTGAAATCCAGCGTCGCCGCCGATGAGTTCCTCGAGCACGCCAACCAGGAACAGGAACATGCGGACCGCCTGGCCGAGCGCATCGTCCAGCTGGGTGGTGAACCCGACTTCAACCCGGACAACCTTACCGAGCGCGCCCATGCGCAGTACGCTGAGGGTAACGGCCTGCGTGACATGGTGTTCGAAAACCTGGTCGCTGAGCGCATCGCGATCGACAGCTACCGTGAGATCGTCCAGTACATCGGTGACAAGGACCCGACCACGCGGCGGATCTTCGAAGACATTCTTGCGCAGGAAGAAGAACACGCTGATGACATGGCAGGCCTGCTCGACGGCATGAACTGAACCGCACGCGTGGCAAGCGAGGCGCGGCGCAGCCGGACGCTTCGCTTCGTTGCGATAAAGGCAAAAAAAAGCCACCCGAAGGTGGCCTCAAATAAGGAAAGGAGAGTACTACTCAGCCGGCAGCTGCCGGACGCATGTAGGAGATCGGTGCGGTCTGGGAATCATTGAACGTGACCACTTCCCACGCATCCTTCTGTTCCATCAGGGTGCGCAGCAAACGATTGTTCAATGCATGTCCGGATTTAAAGCCGCGGAATTCGCCGATCAGACTGGTGCCCAGCAGATAAAGATCACCGATGGCATCGAGAATCTTGTGCTTCACGAATTCGTCCTCATAACGCAGGCCGTCTTCGTTGAGCACATGGTCTTCATCGACCACGATCGCGTTTTCGACACTCCCACCCAAGGCCAGGTTATGCGAGCGGAGGAATTCGATGTCGCGCATGAAACCGAAGGTTCGTGCACGGCTGACTTCCTTGACGAAGGAAGTACTTGAGAAGTCCACGCTGGCGGTCTGGGTGCGACCGCGGAAAACCGGATGGTCGAAATCGATCTCGAAACTCACCTTGAAGCCTTCGAATGGCAGGAATGTGGCGCGCTTGTCGCCATCCTCCACCGAGACCTCACGGATGATGCGGATGAACTTTTTCGGGGCGTCCTGCTCCTGCAGGCCGGCCGATTGAATCAGGAACACGAAGGGGCCAGCGCTACCGTCCATGATGGGCACTTCCGACGCGGAGAGCTCGACATAGGCGTTATCGATGCCAAGGCCTGCCATCGCCGACAGCAAATGCTCCACCGTATCGACCTTGACGTCCCCGCTGATCAGCGTTGTCGACATGGTCGTTTCGCCGACATTCTCCGCCCGCGCGGCGATCTGCACGGGCGGGTTGAGATCGGTGCGACAGAACACGATTCCCGTGTCCACCGGTGCCGGCTTCAGGGTCAGGTAAACCTTTTCCCCCGAGTGCAGGCCGACGCCAGTGGCGCGAATGATGTTCTTCAAGGTGCGTTGTCTGATCATGGCTTGGTTTCGCTAGTGCGCTGTTGCGAATGGTTTCCAACAAAGGTGGCGATCATAGCAGAACCCCTCTTTGCTGAATACCAATCACCCCGATAGTCCTGATACATGCAATCAATCAGCTTGGCGACGCAGGAATGCCGGAATATCGAGATAGTCCAGGTCCTCTTGCGGGTTCATCTTGGCTGCGGTCGCAGCCGCATGGGCCTGATTACGCATGACCGTCGGGCGGTCCAGGTCACGATAGTTCACCGCGGCCTGCTCCTGACGGGCAGCAGCCGGTGCCGCCTGCGGCGCCACAGCGGCGGCCTGAATGGTGTTGTCGACAACCTTGACCGGCTTCTCGTTGCGCGGGCCGAGACCGGTGGCGACAACGGTTACGTGCAGTTCGTCGAGCATGTCCGGGTCGATCACCGCACCGACCTTGACGGTCGCTTCGTCGGAAGCGAAGGCTTCGATGATTTCGCCTACCGCGGCGTACTCACCGAGCGACAGATCCAGACCGGCGGTGATGTTGACCAGGATGCCACGCGCGCCCTGCAGGTTGACGTCCTCGAGCAACGGATTGCGGATCGCCGCCTCGGTCGCTTCACGCGCACGGTTCGGGCCGGTCGCACAACCGGTACCCATCATGGCCATGCCCATTTCGCCCATGACGGTTTTCACGTCAGCGAAGTCGACGTTCATCAGGCCTGGACGCTGCATGATGTCGGAAATGCCACGCACCGCACCGGTGAGCACGTCATCGGCCTTGGCGAAGGCGGCCAGCAGACTGGCGTCCTTGCCGAGAATGGTCAGCAGTTTCTCGTTAGGGATGGTGATCAGCGAGTCGACGCACTCGGACAGCTGACGGATACCTTCATCAGCCACCTGCATGCGGCGACGCCCTTCGAATGGGAACGGACGGGTCACGACGGCAACGGTGAGAATGCCCATTTCCTTGGCAACCGAAGCGATGACCGGCGCGGCGCCAGTGCCGGTGCCACCGCCCATGCCAGTGGTGATGAACACCATGTCGGCACCCTGCAGCACCTCGGCGATGCGCTCGCGGTCATCCATCGCGGCCTGACGGCCGATGTCGGGATTGGTACCGGCACCCAGGCCCTTGGTGATGGCCGAACCCAGCTGCAAAACGGTCCGCGCTTCGATTTTCTTCAGTGCCTGAGCGTCAGTGTTGGCGCAGATGAACTCCACGCCTTCGACGCTGTTGCGCACCATGTGATTGACGGCATTGCCGCCGCCTCCGCCAACGCCAATGACCTTGATCACTGCACTTTGCGGGGTATGATCTACGAGTTCGAACATTTCCCTCTCTCCTTCCAGCTTTCTAGTTTTAGGTACTGCCGCACTGCTCAGAAATTGCCCTGGATCCAGCTCTTGAGCCGGTCCACGACAGATGTTTTGGGTTCGTCGGCGAAGTGGCCGAGACCGGACATGGGGGTGCCGTCGGTCTGCTTGCGCATCCCGTAAAGCAACAGGCCCACGCCCGTTGAATAGATTGGATTGCGGACCACATCGGTGAGTCCGTTGACGCTGTGCGGTACGCCCAGGCGCACCGGCATGTGGAAGATTTCCTCGGCCAACTCGACGGCGCCTTCCATCTTCGCCGTACCGCCCGTGAGGACGATGCCGGCGGGCACCAGATCTTCGTAGCCGCTGCGACGCAGCTCGGCCTGAATCAATGTAAAGAGCTCGTCATAACGCGGCTCCACGACTTCGGCCAGTGCCTGGCGCGAGAGTTCCCGCGGCGGACGATCGCCGACGCTCGGTACCTTGATGGTCTCGCCCGGGCCCGCCAGCTTGGCCAGGGCACAGGCGTAGCGGATCTTGATTTCCTCGGCGTACTGAGTCGGCGTACGCAGCGCCATGGCGATGTCGTTGGTGACCTGATCGCCGGCGATCGGAATGACTGCGGTATGCCGAATCGCGCCTTCGGTGAAAATGCAGATATCGGTCGTACCACCACCGATATCCACCAGGCAAACGCCCAGCTCCTTCTCGTCGTCCGTCAGCACCGCATGGGCCGAGGCCAGTTGCTCGAGAATGATGTCGTCCACCTCGAGCCCGCAGCGACGTACGCACTTCTCGATGTTCTGCGCTGCATTGACCGCGCAGGTCACCACGTGAACCTTCGCTTCCAGGCGCACGCCAGACATGCCGAGCGGCTCGCGGACGCCCTCCTGGTTATCGATCACGTAGTCCTGCGGCAGGGTGTGCAATACGCGTTGATCGGCCGGAATCGCCACCGCTTGCGCCGCGTCGAGTACGCGCTCCAGGTCGGCGCTGCTGACTTCGCGATCGCGAATGGCAACGATGCCGTGGGAGTTCAGGCTACGGATATGGTTGCCGGCCAAGCCGACGAACGCGGAGTGGATACGGCAGCCGGCCATCAGCTGCGCCTCTTCGACGGCGCGCTGGATGGACTGAACGGTGGATTCGATGTTGACCACCACCCCCTTCTTCAAGCCGCGGGACGGATGGGTGCCGATCCCGACGATCTCGAGCTCGCCGTCCGGCGTCACTTCGCCCACCAGCGCCACCACCTTGGAGGTGCCGATATCGAGACCAACGATCATCTTGCCGCTTTGCACGCTAGACATGTGTTTCATTCCTCAATTCTTCGCAACGGCGTCATCCGCCGTGGTCGGGGTCGGTTCACGCCACGCGACGGCCAAGCCGTTGGCGTAGCGCAGATCGATCCGCGCAATTCTTTCGCTCTCC
This DNA window, taken from Stutzerimonas stutzeri, encodes the following:
- the ftsZ gene encoding cell division protein FtsZ codes for the protein MFELVDHTPQSAVIKVIGVGGGGGNAVNHMVRNSVEGVEFICANTDAQALKKIEARTVLQLGSAITKGLGAGTNPDIGRQAAMDDRERIAEVLQGADMVFITTGMGGGTGTGAAPVIASVAKEMGILTVAVVTRPFPFEGRRRMQVADEGIRQLSECVDSLITIPNEKLLTILGKDASLLAAFAKADDVLTGAVRGISDIMQRPGLMNVDFADVKTVMGEMGMAMMGTGCATGPNRAREATEAAIRNPLLEDVNLQGARGILVNITAGLDLSLGEYAAVGEIIEAFASDEATVKVGAVIDPDMLDELHVTVVATGLGPRNEKPVKVVDNTIQAAAVAPQAAPAAARQEQAAVNYRDLDRPTVMRNQAHAAATAAKMNPQEDLDYLDIPAFLRRQAD
- a CDS encoding Rho termination factor N-terminal domain-containing protein, which produces MPRGEKSKYTEKQQRKAEHIEESYEERGVSEKEAEARAWATVNKQSGGGERKGGSGRKKSETAKRADRKDSADRAAKARSGKSPNKGSARKDRSGSTSLTDMTRDELMQKARERDVHGRSKMRKDELIKALS
- a CDS encoding ferritin-like domain-containing protein gives rise to the protein MSYVQLSDKQTLRDRARQHVENGAVTESYSADRDTVINLLNEALATELVCYLRYKRHYYMATGLKSSVAADEFLEHANQEQEHADRLAERIVQLGGEPDFNPDNLTERAHAQYAEGNGLRDMVFENLVAERIAIDSYREIVQYIGDKDPTTRRIFEDILAQEEEHADDMAGLLDGMN
- the ftsA gene encoding cell division protein FtsA — translated: MSSVQSGKMIVGLDIGTSKVVALVGEVTPDGELEIVGIGTHPSRGLKKGVVVNIESTVQSIQRAVEEAQLMAGCRIHSAFVGLAGNHIRSLNSHGIVAIRDREVSSADLERVLDAAQAVAIPADQRVLHTLPQDYVIDNQEGVREPLGMSGVRLEAKVHVVTCAVNAAQNIEKCVRRCGLEVDDIILEQLASAHAVLTDDEKELGVCLVDIGGGTTDICIFTEGAIRHTAVIPIAGDQVTNDIAMALRTPTQYAEEIKIRYACALAKLAGPGETIKVPSVGDRPPRELSRQALAEVVEPRYDELFTLIQAELRRSGYEDLVPAGIVLTGGTAKMEGAVELAEEIFHMPVRLGVPHSVNGLTDVVRNPIYSTGVGLLLYGMRKQTDGTPMSGLGHFADEPKTSVVDRLKSWIQGNF
- the lpxC gene encoding UDP-3-O-acyl-N-acetylglucosamine deacetylase; this encodes MIRQRTLKNIIRATGVGLHSGEKVYLTLKPAPVDTGIVFCRTDLNPPVQIAARAENVGETTMSTTLISGDVKVDTVEHLLSAMAGLGIDNAYVELSASEVPIMDGSAGPFVFLIQSAGLQEQDAPKKFIRIIREVSVEDGDKRATFLPFEGFKVSFEIDFDHPVFRGRTQTASVDFSSTSFVKEVSRARTFGFMRDIEFLRSHNLALGGSVENAIVVDEDHVLNEDGLRYEDEFVKHKILDAIGDLYLLGTSLIGEFRGFKSGHALNNRLLRTLMEQKDAWEVVTFNDSQTAPISYMRPAAAG
- the rfbD gene encoding dTDP-4-dehydrorhamnose reductase, producing the protein MRILVCGASGQVGHELVDRAGAYGLEALGMTRENLDITDGAQINRLIEQLEPGMIINAAAYTHVDNAETHREQAYAVNRDGAARLAEAARQAAIPLLHISTDYVFSGEARTPYRESDEVAPTGVYGASKLAGEGAIQAALDQHLILRTSWVYGAHGHNFVKTMLRLGRQRHSLSVVGDQFGCPTQAGSIADVLLQLARRYAERGSLAWGLYHYSGRSPCSWFDFAVEIFRQAEAKGLLSTRPKVSSITTAQYPTPARRPAWSVLDCSRFETTFGIDTHDWHDDLSMVLDVLAAEEARAASGIVQPSQA